In Sedimentibacter sp. MB31-C6, one genomic interval encodes:
- a CDS encoding ABC transporter ATP-binding protein, producing the protein MLEVVSISKIFNENTPDEHKALDNLNLNVSEGEFVTIIGGNGAGKSTLFNVISGKFFTDVGNIKLDGEDITYLSEHKRAYNIGRIFQDPMKGTSPSMTVEENLIIAYMRSVKKNILAIPSKKEKKLIREHLAQLGLGLEDRMSTKIGLLSGGQRQAVTLAMATLVKPKLLLLDEHTAALDPLSAKSVIDLTKKIVLENNITTLMITHNISSALEMGTRTIMMDSGSIVIDIKGEERKNMSVQDILNKFNQIKSKEFDDDNVLL; encoded by the coding sequence ATGTTAGAAGTTGTTTCTATTAGTAAAATATTTAATGAAAACACTCCTGATGAACATAAAGCTTTGGATAATTTGAATCTTAATGTTTCAGAAGGCGAATTCGTAACTATAATTGGTGGTAATGGTGCTGGTAAATCAACTTTGTTTAATGTTATATCAGGCAAATTTTTTACTGATGTAGGTAACATTAAGCTTGATGGTGAGGATATAACATATCTTTCAGAACATAAACGTGCGTATAATATAGGTCGCATATTTCAAGATCCGATGAAAGGTACATCTCCAAGTATGACAGTTGAAGAAAATTTAATTATAGCGTATATGAGAAGTGTTAAAAAAAATATTCTTGCTATACCATCAAAAAAGGAAAAAAAGTTAATAAGAGAACATTTAGCTCAACTTGGACTTGGATTAGAAGATAGAATGAGTACAAAAATTGGTTTATTGTCTGGAGGACAAAGACAGGCTGTAACATTAGCAATGGCAACTCTAGTTAAGCCAAAACTTTTATTGTTAGATGAGCATACTGCTGCTTTAGATCCTTTAAGTGCAAAATCTGTAATAGATTTGACAAAGAAGATTGTTTTAGAAAATAATATTACAACATTAATGATAACACATAATATATCTTCAGCCCTAGAAATGGGAACAAGAACTATAATGATGGATTCAGGCTCAATAGTGATAGATATAAAAGGTGAAGAACGAAAGAATATGTCGGTGCAGGATATACTTAACAAATTCAATCAAATTAAGAGTAAAGAATTCGATGATGATAATGTACTTTTATAA
- a CDS encoding MBL fold metallo-hydrolase, which produces MKITIIGHWGGFPKVGEATSGYLIEHNDYKLLLECGSGVVSSLQKVIDLGELDAVLISHYHYDHCCDIGPLQYARQIKTQLGEINNTLPIYAPNNEFFNLLKWENYTKGLCFNEKSILKLGPFEISFIKNVHPVESYSIKIICDNKILSFTSDTSYFNELNEFFVDSDILICESSFYANMDGKKAGHLNSKEAGMLAEKSKVKKLILTHLPHFGDLNNLLIQTKEHYKGEVILAEYLLEVYL; this is translated from the coding sequence GTGAAAATAACAATTATAGGTCATTGGGGAGGTTTCCCAAAAGTCGGAGAAGCAACCTCAGGATATTTAATTGAGCATAACGATTATAAATTATTATTAGAATGTGGTAGTGGAGTTGTAAGTTCTCTGCAGAAAGTCATTGATTTAGGAGAATTAGATGCTGTTTTAATATCTCATTATCATTATGATCACTGTTGTGATATAGGCCCCCTACAATATGCTAGACAAATTAAAACACAGCTTGGTGAAATTAATAATACTCTTCCTATTTATGCTCCAAATAATGAGTTCTTCAATCTATTAAAATGGGAAAATTATACTAAAGGACTATGTTTTAATGAAAAAAGCATATTAAAATTAGGTCCCTTTGAAATTAGTTTTATTAAAAATGTTCATCCTGTTGAAAGCTACAGCATAAAAATAATATGCGATAATAAAATACTTTCTTTTACATCAGATACTTCATACTTTAATGAATTAAATGAGTTTTTTGTTGATTCAGATATATTAATTTGTGAAAGTAGTTTTTATGCTAATATGGATGGTAAAAAGGCTGGACATTTAAATAGCAAAGAAGCTGGTATGTTAGCAGAAAAGTCAAAAGTAAAAAAACTAATATTAACACATTTACCTCACTTTGGAGACTTAAATAATTTATTAATACAAACAAAAGAGCATTATAAAGGAGAAGTAATACTAGCCGAATATCTTTTAGAAGTTTATTTGTAA
- a CDS encoding C39 family peptidase, with protein MDWICENNMLIENETKNLMQKDGCLELKESCKEGYLVTPIIETTEFTEITLSWNSKTNKDNSVEILIKLKIDGNWTPYISYGIWATNGYNIGIKEHYDDDFVKATTDKIFIKNNKYANAVQLKVIFRGKNPRLSLLAFSTDGGDDEPLAGNYLKIIDNVPMISQLASGHKDSNSICSPTSLTMILKYNGKLLDLEDVTNGTFDTGTKLYGNWPQNVAYAGEQGMRAYTKRCKSINTVKNFIAKGIPIVASVCSQEKNQLEGAYSAFPHGHLMVVIGFQIKDNVEYIVVNDPAAKSNDEVRKFYNLEQWINVWRHYIYVVTKINKGDSW; from the coding sequence ATGGATTGGATTTGTGAAAATAATATGTTAATTGAAAATGAAACAAAAAACCTTATGCAAAAAGATGGCTGTTTAGAATTAAAGGAAAGTTGCAAAGAAGGTTATTTAGTAACTCCAATTATTGAAACTACTGAATTTACAGAAATAACTTTATCTTGGAATTCAAAAACTAATAAAGATAATTCAGTAGAGATTTTGATAAAACTTAAAATTGATGGTAATTGGACTCCATATATTAGTTATGGTATATGGGCAACAAATGGATACAATATAGGAATTAAAGAACATTATGATGATGATTTTGTAAAAGCTACTACAGATAAAATATTCATAAAAAACAACAAATATGCTAATGCAGTTCAATTGAAAGTTATATTTAGAGGAAAAAATCCTAGGCTCAGTTTATTAGCATTTAGTACAGATGGTGGAGATGATGAGCCATTAGCTGGAAATTATCTTAAGATAATTGATAATGTACCTATGATTTCTCAACTTGCCAGTGGTCATAAGGACAGCAATTCAATATGTAGTCCAACATCATTGACAATGATTTTAAAATATAATGGAAAGCTTCTTGATTTAGAAGATGTGACAAATGGAACTTTTGATACTGGAACAAAACTTTATGGTAACTGGCCTCAAAATGTTGCTTATGCTGGAGAACAGGGTATGAGGGCATATACTAAAAGGTGTAAATCTATTAATACTGTTAAGAATTTTATAGCTAAAGGAATTCCTATTGTTGCATCTGTTTGTTCCCAAGAAAAGAATCAACTTGAAGGAGCCTATTCAGCATTTCCTCATGGTCATTTAATGGTTGTTATTGGTTTTCAAATTAAGGATAATGTTGAATATATAGTAGTTAATGATCCAGCTGCAAAAAGTAATGATGAAGTTAGAAAATTTTATAATTTAGAACAGTGGATTAATGTTTGGAGACATTATATTTACGTAGTTACAAAAATTAACAAGGGAGATTCTTGGTGA
- a CDS encoding ABC transporter permease, producing MKNKSIKINFSLIIGIILVLCVLITWVLSFFYMPFSPNEMNISERFHMPEISAEHILGTDNFGRDILSRIMVGSRTVLLVGIGSVGLGAVVGIALGALATIFKKVVGSIIMRIMDGLMAFPGILLAMMLVTVVGRGSQGAIIAISIFMIPTFARLVNSMMLDTESLLYIKAAKSYGSSNGEIFFKHYIPAMLPRLITQFSSAVGSAVMIETSLSFLGLGIQPPNASWGLMLSESRQFFLQYPYLAVAPGIAIIITVLGFNLIGDGLNDILIHRRSENE from the coding sequence ATGAAAAATAAAAGCATTAAAATAAATTTTAGTTTAATAATAGGTATTATTTTAGTTTTATGTGTTTTAATTACATGGGTATTATCCTTTTTTTATATGCCATTTTCACCTAATGAAATGAATATTTCTGAAAGATTTCATATGCCTGAAATAAGTGCAGAACATATTCTTGGAACAGATAATTTCGGTAGAGATATATTAAGCAGAATAATGGTAGGATCAAGAACTGTTCTTCTAGTCGGTATTGGTTCAGTAGGTTTAGGGGCAGTCGTAGGAATTGCATTAGGAGCATTAGCAACGATATTTAAAAAGGTGGTTGGTTCTATAATTATGAGAATTATGGATGGACTTATGGCTTTTCCAGGTATTCTACTTGCTATGATGCTCGTTACAGTAGTTGGAAGAGGCTCCCAAGGAGCTATTATTGCTATAAGTATTTTTATGATTCCTACATTTGCAAGGTTGGTTAATTCAATGATGCTGGATACTGAAAGCCTTTTGTATATTAAGGCAGCTAAAAGTTATGGAAGTTCAAATGGTGAAATATTTTTTAAACATTATATTCCTGCTATGCTTCCAAGACTTATTACGCAATTTAGTTCAGCAGTAGGTTCGGCAGTTATGATTGAAACTTCACTGTCATTTCTTGGACTTGGGATACAACCTCCAAATGCAAGCTGGGGATTGATGTTAAGTGAGTCAAGGCAGTTTTTTTTACAATATCCATATCTTGCAGTAGCACCAGGAATTGCGATAATTATAACTGTTTTAGGGTTTAATTTGATTGGAGACGGATTGAATGACATCCTTATACACAGGAGGTCTGAAAATGAATGA
- a CDS encoding ABC transporter permease, which yields MSIIGAIELGLVYSLLAFGTYISFRILNVADLTVDGSFVLGAAVSAVFTFKGMPITGLILAILVGAIAGIVTALLQTKMGIQPILAGILTMTGLYSINLMVMGGKANIPLLNKESVFTYVEVFVDNRAYKIAVLLIVVAIIFTLLNIFFKTQLGLSIRATGDNEDMCRASSIDTDFIKVVGFAISNAIVALSGALVTQMQQSADVNMGAGMVVISFASIIIGSVFIRNKNNTLGLFSVIIGSLIYRFIIALILTTNFPPSYLKLISALVVIIALSIPNIKKNMKTNKLRKERV from the coding sequence GTGTCTATTATAGGAGCAATTGAATTAGGGTTAGTTTATTCATTACTTGCTTTTGGAACATATATATCATTTAGAATATTAAATGTGGCAGATTTAACTGTAGATGGCAGTTTTGTTTTAGGAGCGGCTGTTTCAGCAGTGTTTACTTTTAAAGGAATGCCAATTACAGGTTTGATTTTAGCTATCTTAGTGGGGGCTATTGCTGGTATAGTAACAGCATTATTGCAAACAAAGATGGGTATTCAACCTATTTTAGCTGGAATATTAACTATGACTGGATTGTATTCAATAAATCTTATGGTAATGGGGGGAAAAGCTAATATACCATTGCTAAATAAAGAGAGTGTATTTACTTATGTTGAAGTATTTGTGGATAACAGGGCATACAAAATAGCCGTACTGTTGATAGTTGTCGCTATAATCTTTACTTTATTAAATATATTTTTCAAAACTCAGTTAGGTCTTTCTATAAGGGCAACTGGAGATAATGAGGATATGTGCAGAGCATCATCTATTGATACAGATTTTATTAAAGTAGTTGGGTTTGCAATTTCAAATGCAATTGTAGCATTGTCTGGAGCATTAGTCACTCAAATGCAACAGTCTGCAGACGTTAATATGGGTGCTGGGATGGTTGTTATAAGTTTTGCTTCAATAATAATTGGTAGTGTGTTTATAAGAAATAAAAATAATACATTAGGATTATTTTCTGTTATAATTGGTTCTTTAATTTACAGATTTATAATAGCACTTATATTAACTACTAATTTTCCTCCATCTTATTTAAAGTTAATTTCGGCATTAGTTGTAATAATCGCTCTTTCTATACCGAACATTAAGAAAAATATGAAAACTAATAAATTAAGAAAAGAGAGGGTTTAG
- a CDS encoding ABC transporter ATP-binding protein encodes MNEIVKLNNLNIKVNKHNTLVNNVSLKIKKGEIYGLVGESGSGKTLTAKAIINLLPDNLSYSADEICIDGENINNISKLDKKSLIGKNIGFIPQNTIFFLHPMIKIKNQISDGYIKHMKRSKTEGLKKASEILKKVGFNDPNTILNYYPWQLSGGMRQRVNIAMAIMNDPKLIIADEPTTALDSTIQRQVIELFKTINEEMGISILMISHDLGLIKHYCHSLSVMYAGQIVESGLADEVFNNPKHPYTELLIKIIPSFKIKKNKPLSEIPGYVQEIGREREGCIFMDRCPKAMDICSKSVSEYNINNHYYKCNIE; translated from the coding sequence ATGAATGAAATAGTAAAATTAAATAATTTAAATATAAAAGTTAATAAACATAATACATTAGTTAATAATGTTTCTTTAAAAATCAAAAAGGGAGAAATATACGGGTTAGTAGGAGAATCAGGTTCTGGCAAAACCCTGACAGCTAAGGCAATTATTAATTTACTTCCAGATAATCTTAGTTATAGTGCAGATGAAATTTGTATTGATGGAGAAAATATTAATAATATATCAAAATTAGATAAAAAATCACTTATAGGTAAAAATATTGGTTTTATACCACAAAATACAATCTTCTTTTTACATCCAATGATAAAAATTAAGAATCAAATTAGTGATGGTTATATAAAACATATGAAAAGAAGCAAAACAGAAGGATTGAAAAAAGCTTCAGAAATATTAAAGAAGGTTGGATTTAATGATCCTAATACTATATTAAATTATTATCCATGGCAATTAAGTGGTGGGATGAGACAAAGAGTTAATATAGCAATGGCAATTATGAACGACCCAAAGCTTATAATTGCAGATGAACCAACTACTGCTTTAGATAGTACAATACAAAGGCAGGTTATTGAATTGTTTAAAACTATAAATGAAGAAATGGGTATATCAATACTCATGATTTCTCATGACTTAGGTTTAATTAAGCATTATTGTCATAGTTTATCTGTTATGTATGCTGGACAAATAGTTGAATCTGGTTTAGCAGATGAAGTTTTTAATAATCCTAAGCATCCATATACCGAATTATTAATAAAAATTATACCTTCATTTAAAATTAAAAAGAATAAACCTCTTTCTGAAATTCCTGGGTATGTTCAGGAAATAGGAAGAGAAAGAGAAGGATGTATATTTATGGACAGATGCCCTAAAGCAATGGATATTTGCTCTAAAAGTGTTTCAGAATATAACATAAACAATCATTATTATAAATGTAATATTGAGTGA
- a CDS encoding ABC transporter permease, protein MIGYIINRIKSSIVVLFVVSVITFVVLMIIPGNPAQLILGTEATPEMVEDLHTAMGLNRPFYEQYFDWLFDFVKLDMGISYLYGESVTDLIFNALPVTLSVSVFSMVIATLMAFVFGIISAIKKDSLIDYFSRSIMQLGTAIPSFWIGMVFVVYLGLRMKLFPISGFVSPEDNFLEFIRSITLPSVVLAIGEIGLLLRIVRSSMLESLKQDYMDMARVKGLSTSKIYIKYALRGALIAPLTIIGMQFAKLVGGTVVVETVFALPGIGRLVLTAVEHRDIVLLQGLVMFITTFVIVITLAVDVIIMFINPRIKSFQRGEQ, encoded by the coding sequence ATGATTGGTTATATAATAAATAGAATAAAAAGTTCAATTGTTGTATTATTTGTAGTATCAGTAATTACTTTTGTGGTATTAATGATAATACCTGGTAATCCTGCTCAACTGATTCTTGGAACCGAAGCAACACCTGAGATGGTTGAGGATTTGCATACAGCAATGGGCCTTAATAGACCTTTTTATGAACAATATTTTGATTGGTTATTTGACTTTGTTAAATTAGATATGGGAATTTCTTATTTATATGGAGAATCAGTTACTGATTTGATATTTAATGCTTTACCAGTGACTCTTTCTGTATCTGTTTTTTCAATGGTAATTGCTACTTTAATGGCTTTTGTCTTTGGTATAATTTCAGCCATAAAAAAAGATAGCTTAATAGATTATTTTTCAAGAAGTATAATGCAACTAGGAACAGCCATTCCTTCCTTTTGGATAGGAATGGTTTTTGTAGTTTATTTAGGATTAAGAATGAAATTATTTCCTATATCAGGCTTTGTATCTCCTGAAGATAACTTTTTAGAATTTATTAGAAGTATTACACTTCCTTCAGTGGTTTTAGCTATTGGAGAAATTGGACTATTACTTAGAATAGTAAGAAGTTCAATGTTGGAATCCCTAAAACAAGATTATATGGATATGGCAAGGGTCAAAGGATTAAGTACAAGTAAAATATATATAAAATATGCGTTAAGAGGTGCTTTAATTGCTCCATTAACTATAATTGGAATGCAATTTGCCAAATTAGTAGGAGGGACAGTTGTTGTTGAAACAGTTTTTGCACTTCCTGGCATTGGGCGTCTAGTATTAACTGCAGTAGAGCATAGAGATATAGTTCTTTTACAAGGACTCGTAATGTTTATAACAACATTTGTTATAGTGATAACATTAGCAGTTGATGTAATAATAATGTTTATAAATCCAAGAATAAAATCCTTCCAACGAGGGGAACAGTAA
- a CDS encoding ABC transporter substrate-binding protein, with protein MKKLIALLMVFSLLLSFTACNKYNDISENEQPTNPSAEAKTELTMAYTVDPEGLDPHRTAAASTFSVTNNIYDTLVGVTPEWEIIPRLAKSWKISEDGMSITFALREDVYFHNDRQMKASDVEYSFNRLKDAESPKARDYANIINVEVLDDFNIKFSTETLDVELLKNFAYPWTAIVPEEAVDNLKTNPVGTGAFILKEWVPQQHIILERNDNYYGDKAKLETVKLVLIPDATSMMAGLQVGDLDIIPLTGDQVTMIESNDDYKVLSKPMNAVQIMSINTDNEILANEKVRQAIALAINKDEVIEASMFGYGDKIGSHLPPTSPDYYDTNDTMEYNLERARDLLKEAGYENGFEIKMSLPKNYQLHVDAGQVIADQLSKIGINVKIELIEWGTWVSEVYGAKKFETTVVGHTGRLDSYDFLSRYYSDSQDYISLKTGEVDDLLNQALQELDVAKRTELYQEIQIILANKLPAVYLQTPHTLLGLNKNVEGMEIFPIDIYDYKTVYFTE; from the coding sequence ATGAAAAAATTAATAGCTTTACTTATGGTGTTTTCATTATTATTAAGTTTTACAGCATGTAATAAATACAATGACATTTCTGAAAATGAACAACCAACCAATCCATCTGCAGAAGCAAAGACCGAATTAACTATGGCATATACAGTTGATCCTGAAGGTCTTGATCCTCACAGAACTGCAGCAGCTTCCACCTTTAGTGTAACAAATAATATTTATGATACGTTAGTAGGCGTAACACCTGAATGGGAAATCATACCTAGATTAGCAAAATCATGGAAAATTTCTGAGGATGGTATGTCTATTACCTTTGCTTTAAGAGAAGATGTATATTTTCATAATGACAGACAAATGAAAGCTTCAGATGTTGAATATTCGTTTAATAGATTAAAAGATGCCGAAAGTCCTAAGGCAAGGGATTATGCTAACATTATAAATGTTGAAGTTTTAGATGATTTTAATATTAAATTTTCAACAGAAACATTAGATGTAGAACTCTTGAAGAACTTTGCATATCCTTGGACTGCAATTGTTCCGGAAGAAGCAGTGGATAATTTAAAAACTAATCCTGTTGGAACAGGTGCTTTTATATTAAAAGAATGGGTTCCTCAACAACATATCATATTAGAAAGAAACGACAATTATTATGGAGATAAGGCAAAACTTGAAACTGTTAAATTAGTATTAATACCTGATGCCACTTCAATGATGGCTGGATTACAAGTAGGAGATTTGGATATAATACCTTTGACAGGTGATCAAGTTACAATGATAGAAAGTAACGATGACTATAAAGTATTATCAAAGCCTATGAATGCAGTTCAAATTATGTCTATAAATACTGATAATGAAATACTTGCTAATGAAAAGGTAAGACAAGCAATTGCATTAGCCATTAATAAGGATGAAGTTATTGAAGCATCAATGTTTGGATATGGAGATAAAATTGGATCTCATTTACCACCTACTTCACCTGATTATTATGATACAAATGATACAATGGAATATAATCTGGAAAGGGCTAGAGATTTATTAAAAGAGGCAGGTTATGAAAATGGCTTCGAAATTAAAATGTCACTCCCTAAAAATTATCAGTTGCATGTAGATGCAGGACAGGTAATTGCAGATCAATTAAGTAAAATAGGTATAAATGTAAAAATTGAGCTTATTGAATGGGGAACATGGGTAAGCGAAGTATATGGTGCAAAGAAGTTTGAAACCACTGTAGTAGGCCATACAGGCAGACTTGATTCCTATGATTTTTTATCTAGATATTATTCTGATAGCCAAGATTATATAAGTTTAAAAACTGGCGAGGTTGATGATTTGTTGAATCAAGCTCTTCAAGAATTAGATGTTGCAAAAAGAACAGAACTTTATCAAGAAATTCAAATTATACTTGCAAATAAGTTACCAGCAGTATATTTACAAACACCTCACACATTATTAGGTTTGAATAAAAATGTAGAAGGAATGGAAATATTCCCTATAGATATTTATGACTATAAAACTGTTTATTTCACAGAATAA
- a CDS encoding ABC transporter ATP-binding protein yields MIKSFISYYKPVKKIFIIDMICAFTIAVFDLFYPMITRNIINVYVPNQNLRLLITWLIILGILYLLKVGLNYYITYYGHIMGVTMQANMRKDVFEHLQDLPFVFFDENKTGTLTSRIINDLMEVSELAHHGPEDLFVSLVMMIGSFIMLSTINLPLALIVFSVVPFLVFIAMKLRVKMSDTFLETRVTIGEVNATLENSISGIRVSKAFSNKENEIKKFQTNNQKFQTARKKAYKIMAEFHTGSSFIMDFLNILVLSAGGIFFFRGYINFGDFAAFILYIGNFLNPIRKLVNFVEQYQSGISGFKRFSEIMNEELETDELNAKDIDSVKGNIQFNDVTFSYNNHKKVLKDISLNINAGETIAFVGPSGGGKTTLCHLIPRFYEVEAGDIFIDNINIKNFTRKSLRKNIGIVQQDVFLFTGTIYDNIHCGRYDASKEEVIEAAKKANIHDFILTLPEGYDTYVGERGVKLSGGQKQRISIARVFLKNPPILILDEATSALDNYTESLIQHSLEELSKGRTTVVVAHRLSTIKNADEIIVLTDKGIIEKGNHEKLLKENGVYADLYNSQFKNIA; encoded by the coding sequence ATGATTAAAAGTTTTATATCATACTACAAACCTGTAAAGAAAATATTCATAATTGATATGATATGTGCTTTTACAATTGCAGTATTTGATTTATTTTATCCAATGATTACAAGAAATATAATAAATGTATACGTTCCAAATCAAAACTTACGTTTACTGATAACTTGGCTCATTATTTTAGGCATACTATATTTGTTGAAAGTTGGACTTAATTATTACATTACATATTACGGCCACATTATGGGTGTCACCATGCAAGCAAACATGAGAAAAGATGTATTTGAACATCTACAGGATTTGCCCTTTGTTTTTTTTGATGAAAATAAAACTGGTACACTTACATCGAGAATAATCAATGATTTAATGGAAGTATCTGAACTTGCACACCATGGACCTGAAGATTTATTTGTTTCCCTAGTAATGATGATAGGTTCATTTATTATGCTTAGCACAATAAACTTACCATTAGCATTAATAGTTTTTTCTGTTGTTCCCTTTCTTGTATTTATTGCAATGAAATTACGAGTAAAAATGTCAGATACTTTTTTAGAAACAAGAGTAACTATAGGAGAAGTTAATGCAACATTAGAGAATAGTATTTCAGGTATAAGAGTATCAAAAGCATTTAGTAATAAAGAAAATGAAATTAAAAAATTTCAAACAAATAACCAAAAATTTCAAACAGCTAGGAAAAAAGCTTACAAAATAATGGCAGAATTTCATACAGGTTCATCCTTTATAATGGACTTTCTAAACATATTGGTTTTAAGTGCAGGTGGAATTTTCTTCTTTAGAGGATATATTAACTTTGGAGACTTTGCAGCATTCATATTATATATTGGAAACTTTTTAAATCCTATTCGTAAACTAGTAAACTTTGTAGAACAATATCAATCAGGTATATCTGGATTTAAAAGATTCTCTGAAATTATGAATGAAGAATTGGAAACAGATGAATTAAATGCAAAAGATATTGACTCTGTAAAAGGTAACATACAGTTCAATGATGTTACATTCTCTTACAACAATCATAAAAAGGTTTTAAAAGATATTAGTCTTAATATAAATGCAGGAGAAACAATAGCCTTTGTAGGACCTTCAGGTGGAGGTAAAACTACTTTATGTCACTTAATACCTAGATTCTACGAAGTTGAAGCAGGTGACATATTTATCGATAACATAAATATTAAGAACTTTACTCGTAAATCCCTCAGAAAAAACATCGGTATCGTTCAACAGGATGTATTCTTATTTACAGGAACTATTTATGATAACATCCATTGTGGTAGATATGATGCTTCGAAAGAAGAGGTTATTGAAGCTGCTAAAAAAGCAAATATTCATGATTTTATACTTACATTACCTGAAGGATATGATACCTATGTAGGAGAACGAGGCGTAAAATTATCCGGTGGTCAAAAACAAAGAATTTCAATAGCAAGAGTATTTTTAAAAAATCCACCTATACTAATACTTGATGAAGCAACATCAGCTTTAGATAATTATACCGAATCTCTAATACAACATTCTTTAGAAGAGCTTTCAAAAGGAAGAACTACTGTTGTGGTAGCACACAGATTATCTACAATAAAAAATGCTGATGAAATTATAGTATTAACAGATAAAGGGATTATAGAAAAAGGAAATCATGAAAAACTTTTGAAAGAAAATGGAGTTTATGCGGATTTATATAATTCTCAATTCAAAAACATAGCTTAA
- a CDS encoding ABC transporter substrate-binding protein, with the protein MKKLFAILMIAAMLLASLTGCSTKAKGAEGEESTKDSDDKIKIGIVQPVEHPSLNQIREYIIIGLEEQGLKDKVEITYNDAQGDQSNINTIVSQFVGDEMDIIVPIATAPAQSAAAATKDIPIVFAAVSYPVDAGLVKDVNITDENITGVSDAIDIKEIFELALTLTPDIKTFGFIYNTGEINSVSSIEEAKKYCDKNGLNYVESTITNSSELLQGAQSLIGKVDAIFTPTDNTVASAMPILSAEAMNANIPVYTGADSLVADGGFATVGVDYKVLGRQVSEMIKRIIDGEKISNIPVETLNEYTKIINISTAKEIGVEISEELIKEFHIIE; encoded by the coding sequence ATGAAAAAATTATTTGCAATTTTAATGATAGCAGCAATGTTATTAGCTTCTTTAACTGGATGTAGTACAAAGGCAAAAGGGGCAGAAGGTGAAGAATCAACAAAAGACAGTGATGATAAAATAAAAATAGGTATTGTTCAGCCAGTGGAACATCCATCATTAAATCAAATAAGAGAATATATTATTATTGGTTTAGAAGAACAGGGTTTAAAGGATAAAGTTGAAATAACTTACAACGACGCACAAGGTGACCAATCAAATATTAATACAATAGTATCTCAATTTGTTGGCGATGAAATGGATATTATAGTTCCTATTGCAACGGCTCCTGCTCAAAGTGCAGCTGCAGCAACAAAAGATATTCCTATAGTTTTTGCAGCAGTAAGTTATCCAGTTGATGCTGGATTGGTAAAGGATGTTAATATTACTGATGAAAATATTACAGGTGTATCGGATGCTATAGATATAAAAGAAATATTTGAATTAGCTTTAACATTGACTCCTGATATAAAAACTTTCGGTTTTATATATAACACTGGAGAAATAAATTCTGTTTCAAGTATTGAAGAAGCAAAGAAATATTGCGATAAAAATGGGTTGAATTATGTTGAATCAACGATAACAAATTCTAGCGAATTATTGCAAGGAGCTCAGTCTCTTATTGGAAAAGTTGATGCGATTTTCACTCCAACTGATAATACTGTTGCATCTGCAATGCCAATTCTTTCAGCAGAAGCAATGAATGCAAATATTCCAGTTTACACTGGCGCAGATTCCTTAGTTGCTGATGGAGGTTTTGCTACAGTAGGTGTTGACTATAAAGTGCTTGGAAGACAGGTGTCAGAAATGATAAAACGAATAATAGATGGCGAAAAAATATCAAATATACCAGTTGAGACTTTAAATGAATATACGAAAATAATCAATATTTCAACAGCAAAGGAAATTGGTGTAGAAATTTCAGAAGAATTAATTAAAGAATTTCATATTATTGAATAA